In Setaria italica strain Yugu1 chromosome I, Setaria_italica_v2.0, whole genome shotgun sequence, the genomic window TCACAGGATCTCGCTCCCCAGTTGTGCTGCAAAGACCAATGAGCATTAACCGTCAGCAAAAATAATTGATGACTCCATATTATGTACAGACATACAGTGGGATCAGCACTTTGtggttaaaaaaacaaaaaaaatggtaaCAATGTGCATGGGCTGCTGGAATTAAATAGGCATGAGCAACCCAGTGCTACCTTTTGCAAGTTCACCAATTGCCATGGGCTGTGTTTGCTCACAGCTACACTACAGATATGGTAATAGTGGAATTGTCCAGTATCGAAAACGGCCATAACTATCTCACACGGAATAATCATGGGTCCACAAAAATGACTACTCAAAATACAAACTCAGTGGGAAGTAAGGAACACAGCAATAACAATCAATCAAAATAATGAGGCGAGCTTTACTGATGAGTAACTTAAACACTACCTGAGAACAATAGCATCAGTTGAGCCAGAAGGAATTATGCCAAGCCTGAACCAGTCATTTGGGAAGGAGACTAAATGATCCTTATCTGCAGGACAAACGAGTTAAATAATGACAGAAGCCCTCTAGTTTAATCAGTGAACCTCAGAAGTTCTAAGAAAAGCAGGATCACCAGGTTAGAATAATTCACTAACCTCCAATGCATGGTTCTTTACTAGAATCTGCAACAAGAAACCACCAGAATACTTACACAAGAACTTTCCATAAAACATATGCACAACATGTAAACAGGAACATACTTGATGATGGTATCTCTAGTCCTGTAGGTTGTGAAGTTGAAAGAAGAGGTTCATGGTCATCACATTTACTTGAATTCCCTGGAAACATGGTATTCACAGAATCTGGTATGGGCATACTACAGTTTAGCCCATTCTTTGCCTGTTCTTTACAGTTTCCATTGCTCCCAAAATATCCAAACCCCTCGGGAGTTGGAGGATAAGAAGCCTTGTGCCTTGAACTAAGTATCCCGTTCAGAACTTCATTAAATAGACCATCACCACCCTAAAATTCCAAGTTTCAAAAATGTTATGAGTAACATGGAAGTTTCTCCTTTTGGATTAATGGTAGCTTGTTTTTTCTCTTAACAGAACACAGTGAAAGGCATTCAAACTTGTATGCAAAATTTTGACAACATGCAGGAAGTGAGATCCCAACTGTTCGCCTAAACGGTTGTTTAGTCCGTTTAAATGGCATTTAAACACTACACACTAGCTAGCCATTTCTGTTTAATCATCCGTTTCAACCGTTTAGCCCGTTTAAACAACCATTTAGCCTGATAATTAGATAAAGGATAGGTGACCGACTGTTTACCTCTTAGCGTTTAGGATAAGACtccattggaaaaaaaaaatccccaacACACAAGGGAGCTGCGTGTCATTGCATTATAGAAGAAAAGTTTTCTTAAAACACACCTAAGAACAGAAAAAACTTGATCTCCAAAACTGTGCACCAGGCTAAACAAGAACAACCAAAAGGAATAGAAACACCAACAAGGCCTGCAGCAGAAGCTGCAATCCTCGCGCCCAGGCCTTGCACCAGGTGTTCCTGTGTTCCTAGCTAAAAGTGTGTTTAATTTACAAAAGGATATAATAAAAACAGAAAAAGATTAGTGCATATTTATGCCCACATAGATGTTTCTAGTTTATTACGTTTACGCTCACATAGATGCTAGCTAGCTCTAGTGTCACGTCCGTGCGGAAGTGAACGGATTGGAAAGCTCTAGGTGGTCTCCGGCCATTCCTTGGCCGGCTTCCTGCACGTGGTGAGATAGCTGATGCCAGGGCGGCATCGAGTTCAGCAGGGAGATGAGAACTAGAGCAATGGGATGAGGAGTAGAGAAGCTAGATGGGATAACGGATTGATGTATTGATTGCTCGATTTCCCCGTGAAAGTAATATAGCCAGCCAGGGAGATGAGAACTAGAGCAATGGGATGAGGAGTAGAGAAGCTAGATGGGATAACGGATTGATGTATTGATTGCTCGATTTCCCTGTGAAAGTAATATAGCCAGCCAGCTTACAATACAACTAAAACACAACTCCAATTGTAATCTATATAGATTCTAGACTTCCTTTTCGAACTCTGGACTCTAATTCCGATTCTAATTCTTAACTTCTGAACTTTCCTAACTCTGAATTTTCCTTATCCAATACTTCTGACCAGCAAATTGACTATAACATCTAGTTTATTAAGAAGGTGGTCCATGCATTTGACCCTTAATTTCTTACACGTTTCCTGTCTTGCAGAATAAAGATACTCATGATGACTAGGCTTCATCATTATAATACTTGCCCAATAAATTAGAGAAAATATAGGTTGGTAACCAAGCAAATAGAATTGGAATTTAATTGTCTTACCACTGCAACAACACCTTCAAGTGCCTTGAGTTCTATATCTGATAATGATGCTAGCGTGTCGTATGCATGCCCTGCTCTATCTGTCACTATAACCTGAAGACCAACATTAGGGGTGAAAATAAGTCAAGAGCACTGGAGTTGTTCATAAATGGACAAGAAATTCTGATGTCATGAAATCATAAGAAATAAAAGTCTacctttgtttttattttcgCTCTATCAAATAATGGGGCTACTGTTTCCCAATTCTTGACCCCTCtaccttttccacataatggaTGAACAAATACCTGTAATGTGTTGACGGTTTATCAATCTCAACGGCAGACCAACAATGAGAAGAAGAAATATCCTTAGCATGTCTTCACAAGTGCTACAGTGTTAAGAGGAGAAGAAATGCATCATATATACCATCAGGTTCTTTGGTCTATCGCCTTCATTGTTTATGCAAGCCATGAGACGATCAAACCAAATTTTGCAGGTCTTCAAGTCTCCGTGACCAAAAATATATTCACAAGGTACCAATGGAGAAGGACGTTTTCTTGTTCTGGTAATCCCATGTACAACAAATCGATGCATCTGCATGAGCATATGATTTTGTTAAGAAGATATATATATACTTCTAGTTTCAGCCATAGGTAGTTCTTTCTAGTTTCAGCCTCAGATATCCCTGTAAGTCAGGCTTCCTCTCTTTGGTTCCTGTTTTGCCTTTACAGGCCTTGTACACTTTCATTTTTTCATGTTTTTATATACTACTTACTGCAGTTGGGGTTTTCCATACTGCTTTCccatcaaaaaaaaaggagcagtTTTCCTACTCCAGAGAATATATACTCCCTACCTGTATCTTAGAAAGTGGAATATGCGAGAACATAAGCTGTTGAGCGAATATTAAGTTTTGTGCAATATATGAATTTTTTTGAATACTTTCATTTGATTCGCCAGTAAAGGGTGATGCAACCGGTAGATCAGTATATATTGTTAGTAATAAAGGAGTATATAAAGTTTGTTTAAAATTTAAATAGCGTATGGGAGGTGGGAGAAAGCTTGTAGCTACACACAGAAACAGGATGGAACTAACCTATCTAATATTGGTTGGCAGAAATGTTTGATGCACGTTGCAGAAAATGAAGCTTGTATTAACCAGAAGGAATGCCATAACCTCAATATTTTTCTTGCCTTGAATAGCAGTTCTTGTGTTCCAAGGCCCACAGATAGGACCCTTATCAAGCAGCTCTATGGCGTAAACATCTGAAAACTTGATTTTGTTGTCTAATTTAGGCTGCATTGTAATGGATGACCAACATGAAGAGAACAGTTCCTGTAAAAAGTGGCAACTTGAGCACAATAACATGGCAACATAGCAAGAGGAATATTGGAGCCTCCTGCTGGCATTTATCATTTGCAACTCAAGAGTGTAAATTGAAGGCAACAGTAAAAACGGGGATGCATCGTAATgctgtgattttttttaaatgcatGTAAAAGAAGAGAATATTCTACTGTCACAATCATAAATAGATATTAGTATAAACAATTTCGTCCAGTGTGAGGATCATATGTGGGGCCTGGACGCCTGATGGCACATATCAGTGACACTATGGATATTATTTCCAGCTCGGTGATCATTGCAATGGTGCTGGCCAACAGTAAGCAAATGTAGTGCTCTCTTCCTTAAAAGCGTTGATGAGGTTGAGCTTCACATACACACAGGAGGATCGATGTTTCTAGTTGGGTTATTCAACAAGCATTTGTATGCTTTCACTTGCCAAAGGATGTCTTTcagatcacaattcacaaatacTCCTACCCCAAAAGCCTACAATAGCTACTGcaaatccaaaaaaaatcacTGTGGTATCTAATATTTGTTGGATACATAAACTTCCCAAGATGGTCATCCTGTGCAATGTCGCAGTTTCCAACCACTCGTTCCATGAGCCCTTTCCCAATTTTGAACCAAAATAGTGAATCAAGTACCCCCTATGTTCAGAGAGGTTGGGGTTGTAATTTGCAACCATATTCACCTTCTCACCGTCTTCCTATCCACCCTCCCAACTCTTCGATCGCCCACTGAAAGCTACACATCCCCGGCCCTGTCGCACAATCCGACTCAAGCACGCTCAAAACCCTCtcgaggaagcgtcacaaggaGTTAAACCCGTAAGATCTGGAGCTAGCCTTCAGCAGTCACAACGGAACAGGCAGAGGGGCGTAGCATCAGGGGGCCGGAGCGTACCGGATGGAGGGGCTGTAGCGAGAGGTCGCTGCGGCCGATGGACACGACGACCTCCCCGGCGCCGTCCAGGaacagcacctcgccgccgtccaggagcacctcgccgccgtcctgcatGGCCTCCTCGACAAGTTGTCCGGCGCGCGCTCGTGTGGGTGTCGCTTTCTTTTCCGTTGCCGGTGTGCTGCTCGAGCTTTCGGTGGGGAGCGGAAGAGGGGAAAAGAGCACGGGGAAATTTCGTTCACTTTGGGGATCGGATATTTGTGTTTCGAGGGGTTGGGTCCGCCTTGGTTTGATTGCTTCGTCTCGGaccaatttatttttttcattttccttccATCACATATCATCTCGATTATATGTATATATAGGgataaagataaaaaaaattgaaaacctTTCTCGAGAGGTTGGGTCCGCCTTGGTTTGATTGCTTCGTCTCCGAccgatttatttttttcattttccttccATCATCTCGattatctatctatctatacattataaagataaaaaaaaattgaaaatctTTCTCACCCGGATCAGGATCATCTTACCCCTCACGCTAGACCTACATATCAGGCCTCAAGAAGGTGGGAAGAGGTACAGACTAGATCTAGGAATGGATAACGACCATATcccaataaaaaaaatccaaggaAGATCCAAATTTCTGAAGTTCACGCGTCCGATCCATCCAATTCATTCACTCAAAGTCCAATATCCAGAAATAGTATCCAAAcgagagatgcattcattctgTTGACTATTCAGACAACATCGTTGTTGCGCCCGCCGCTGACTTGAGCTCCACGAGGTTGCGCCCCGGGAGCACCTTCCCGGGTCCAGAAACGTCGGCGTGCGCTCCTAGGGTCCAGGAAAGCCGCCGCGCCCATCGTCCCTTGTGCGGCCTCGCACCTCCACTTCTCCACCAGCGGGATCTttgccgccaccgccttcccGACCGCGGCGTTGCCGTCAGCTGTTGTCACCGTCGCGAGTAGCTGCGCTTCGAGCTCCTCGGCGTGCTCTCGTGCCTCGACCTCGCTGGTCCCGAGGGTCTCGTTCTCCTGGCGCATGCCTTCTAGTGCATGCTTTTTCTCGACGGTGGTGTCCCGCAGGCCGACGTTCTTGCCACTGACAAGCTCGAGCGCCTCCATGGACGAGCATGACGCCGGTTGCGGACATGTGGGCAAAGGCGGCGGCGTCAAGCTCAAGCCATGAGGGTGCCGCCGTGCCGGAGTAGTGGAATGTCAATTCCGCCTGCAACTCCGCCTATTCGATCGCCAGTCACGGCTGGAGCAACGCAAGCAGCTCTCACGCGGCTACCTCCTTGAGGACCATCGACGCACATACGATAGTTGATGAACTCGTCGTTGTGCGGTCCAATACTGCTTGACATCTAGTTTATTTTAGCCTGTGGACATCCACATCCAAAACTAATCCAGTCCAACGAAGTCCAAAAGGAAAAAGTTCATTTGGATTTGGATTTTCAAAATCTATTCCCACACGTCCAGTGCTGGCCCATGGAAACCGAGAAAACCAAGAGTTAGAAAATGTCTTTGCCATTTTACACCATTTTTTCTCACCGCAATTGCGGCTTACCCGTTCGGGTACCCACGCACTCCCCAGCCGCGAATCAGGCTTGCAGCGCCTGTCATCCGATTCCCCTGCCTCCTTCCGTCGCCCCCCTTCCACATACGCATCGCGCCGTCCTCCCGTCCTCGCTCCTCCTGTCCGCGCTCGCATCCTCTTGGATCCTTAGTAGAGCATGAGCTCACAGAGCCGCCAACGGGGGCAGAAGTGGAGGCGCGGGAGCTGTAGAAGTGGCAGCCGTGATGCCTGCTCTCGCTCTCTTGATTATCACCTCTGCTTGACGCAATTACTCGGTTGTGCGGCTAGCCCTGGAACGAGCGCCGATTGCCGCAGTCGCAAGTTCGATGTCTTCGACAGCACCTGGCTGCTGGGGCCGCCCTAGATCGAGGGCGGTGCGTGGACTACCGCGGCCACAAGTTTGATGGCATCTGGCTCTCCGTAGTGGAGATCCTCCGCAAATACTCCGTGAGCCGTGGTCGAATACATCATCTTCTCATGCGACAACATCGGGTGAGGCATTGGTTTCCTGAGATTTAATCCTCCCACGCTCTACCAAGGACTTACGTTGCTCTTACTGAAGAGAATCAATTTTGGGAGCTCTGTCAAACGCACCCTTACTGGAGCTGCTTTGACAAAATGCTATATCCCAGCTATCAATATGGCTATATTTGAATTTAAGTAACTATACTCTATCCACTCCTTGCATGTTAAACCATCTATTTTAGTAGACACGCTCTATGTCTAGCTCGAGGCATAAAAAAGACCTAGCACGTGCAGTCCTGGAGGTTTTCAGCCATCCATAGTAAGTGAAGAGCGCACCTGGAGGGTGATGGCTCGAGGTCGAAGCAACCTTTGTCCATTGTTACGTGTTGAGAGaatttttaataaaatatttcTACCCCTCCATTTTGAATTgtatattattttaatttttttaattcataaatCTTACTTATATATCTAGACAGGAAGTAATATATAAAACTATATATAATCTTATAAGAGGAGTCTTATATTTTAGCTTTGACGGTGAACGAACCTTGCCCATTACGATGTGAAAACTGAAACCGAACATTGAAGTGGTTGCTCAAGTTGTATCATCCAGCTCTAACTAAAGGCGTGCAACCTTTATACAGTATACTTGTGTGGATGAAATATAcgttgctactccctccatttcaaattataagtcattcttagagagtcaaaatatctcaaatttgaccaaatttatataataaagtactaacattcatgataccaaataggtaccattagtttcttcattaaatatattttcatagtatatctgtCTGGTACCATAATTTTTTATGATCTTCTCTataatttggtcaaacataaaatggtttgactgtctaaaaaaagttagaatcttcaaaaaagttaaaatgacttataatttagagcggagggagtagttttctACTTTGATTAGAAGTCCTTACAATGTGAACTGTACAATTGATTAATCGATGTTTGTGAATTCGTCCATGCGTTCCTTAATTCCATCTTCCTCTCTATTGGTAATGGCTATTTACATGTTCTACTGCTGCTTGGTGTTTATTTCAAATTTGTGATTGCGTTTTCTTAGGTTACTGTCAATATGAATTCGTACAACCTACTGTTTTTTAGAAAGTTGCGACTCGCCCAACGAATGCCTATAACTCTTTTGCTAGCCTGCTACTGTATTCCTAAAATCCAGTCAGTGCCCCATCGGGGGTCCAACACGACGGGCTGCGTCGTACTACTAcgctttttttcccttttctcgaCGACGCGGGTGTTCTGTATCAGCAGCAACTTGCGAGAGAAATCTGGCCCATATACATTTGCAGCCCAACTAAACTAGCTTGTAAAGTCCCCGGTGCGGCGCAGAGGCAAGCAGGAGAGAACCGCAACCCCCAAGCCTCGACTCGTCCCCCCTCCCTTCTCCGGCGACTCCGACTCCATCGGCGCCATTTCGAGTCCAGGGTTCAAACATGCCGACGGTGGAGGAGGTCTTGGCGATGGAGGTCCGGCTTTTCCCCCTTTCCTCTCCCCTGAGATCGTCGCTGTTCTACTGATACCTTAGTTGTGTCGTGATTGTGATCGTGTAGCCACCAATTGCGTAGTGTCCTCTGCCCTAAGAGAGAGCGCCCTTCCATTCCGCGGCATAATATGGTCGGAGATTGCACGCAGATGCAGTGATCCTGCTTTAATTGAATTCTGTTTGACTGTTTTGATCTTCGATTGTTTGAACTGGAAGTAATTAATACCTAGTGTTTCAAGTACACAACTAGCAACTAGCAACAGCAAGTTAGAGGTGATGTTGTCAAATTTTCTGATTTGCTAATCCTCTAAATTGAAATGTATCATCTTAATTCATAACTCTTCAATCTATTACTTTGGATCGATTAGCTTATAAGTAATCTCATCTATACTATTTGACTCGTTATATGCATCACTGTGCCAATCTTTTTTTATGGGAAATCATTTTGCTGTTCAACATCGGTATACTACTGATCACCAACTGCTTCCCGGTGCCCAAACAAACATATCTACCAGCTGATCGATGGAACGTTTGCGTGATCAATTTTTTTACTAGAGAACACAGAGTTTAGGTGTTTAACAGCGGTAGTATTTCTTCTTGTAATGTTGACCTTCATTTTGTATGGATCAATGTTGGGTTAATGTACTTTCTCCCTACAGAGCTGTTATTATCATTTTCAGTTTGTTTTCCTTAATGGATGAAATGGAATGAGTAACcctgttattaatagcacgataTTTGCTTGAACTCATTTTTTATGGAATACATACTGTTTTACCTCATATTTAGAGCAAGCTTCCATCGACATAATGCTCTGCACGGCAGCAACTACCATAAGTCCATAACTAGTATAATTTTGTTGTACCTATCGAGGAAAATAGTCCTTCAGCTTGTGTGTTTGTAGCATCCGTGATTCCACCAATATGATGTGATTCTTTTGTGCATGTAGCATGTACATATATCGTATGGCAATCTGATCTGTTGCATATTAATATTATATGTAAATTAGAGATtaataccccccccccccccccaaaaaaaaaggacaCGGGCTGCTTCTTCCTAAAAAGGTTTGATCCGGAATGGGTTGGTATAAAATCCCACCCAAAGTTTTCGCCAACAAAGGAAGTATAAATTAAGCGCAAAGGTTACCTGTGCTGgaaaaagtttttttaaaatttaCAAAAAAGCTCTTTACGAAAAAAGTAAACCAATCTGGGAGCCGAGACTGACCGCCCCTCTCCAATCGGAAGGGCGCAACAGGACCGGAGTTCCAATGGCGCTCCTGTGGGCCATGACATTTCCACTTTTGGGCACATTAATTTTAAAGGTTGTCGGGCAACTCTCAAAGCAACCCTAAATATCCCTAAAAATTTTTATTTTCGgagaacaaagaaaaaaaaaNNNNNNNNNNNNNNNNNNNNNNNNNNNNNNNNNNNNNNNNNNNNNNNNNNNNNNNNNNNNNNNNNNNNNNNNNNNNNNNNNNNNNNNNNNNNNNNNNNNNATGGGTTGCGGCTTCCGTTGCGTAGCACGCTTACCGTTTCACCCACCTCAATCGCGATCCCGTCACCCCGCTTATTTGCGTGTGGTCTCTCCTCCCCCAATCACCCATCACACTCCTTTCCCACACCACGTCATGCGCGTTCATCTGCTGGTCCTCGAAGAAGGGGCGGCAGTGCGGCACGCCATCGTCGCCATGGGCATGCCGTCGGACATCCCCTTGACGATGGATCCCCAGCCAGAGTGCGTGATGAACGCACCCACCAACGGGTGCCGCAGCACGGCGGCCTGCGGCACCCACGACATGAGGATCCGGCCCGGAGTTACTAGTCGCCTTGGTGCGGTCCAGGAACCCGGTGGGGGCAGCGGCCATGCATCCTCCCGCAGCGACCACAGGAAGGGAGCGCCGCTGGCCTCGAGCCCGTAGGCGAGCTCACAAAGCTCGTCAGGTAGCGGCGCGACGACCATGCCGAAGCTGACGTACGTGATGGCACCAGCGGGGCGGCGAGCAAGCCAGCTGAGGCAGCCACGGGGTCTTCGGTGGCAGGCGCGATGGTGCCGGGAGGAGGTGGTAGGGCCTGATGGCGATGGGAGGCATCAGCAAGCGCCGCGGTGAGCGTGTCCTCCAGGAGGTTCCCCAGCAGCAGCGGCTCAGCGAGgctcggccgcgcgccgccaccctTCCGCCTTGGCCGCCTCCGGCGCGGCCTTtggggcggcgcgacgcggTCGGGCAACGGTGCTGGCATGAGCAGAGAGCTCGAGCGGCGCATGAGCGAGGAGTCGTGGGGGACGGCGGGCTTCCGATGCATTGGTCCCTAGCATGGCAGTGTAGCGGctaggcagcggcggcgacgaggcagcAAGCTAGCAACAACGCTAGGAGATGGAGGAAGCTACACAGCAGTCGAGATGCAACATCCCGTGGCTGGAGAAAGTCAGGATAAGGATGACTAGTCAAGGAGGAACAGATAAAAGAAGAGAGCACTCGTACGCATTCATTGCCGACACAGAAGAAATTGCGAGGGGGAAGCTACCAATAGGGGGTCATACGTGCTGACGTGGCTAGTTTTGAAGTATTGGGAAGTTTATTATTGGGATCTGCTGTGGCATGACATGACGATGTTGGGGAACAAATTTTTAGTAGAAccccaatacataattttgagaattttttttttgaaaaacttttgGAATTGCTCTTACTAAAAGCTAGGGAAACATACAAAGCTATCCTTGCTGTTGATGGTACTCCTAGGCTCCCCCGCGCAGGTACATGCCATCTATCAAGAAGTGATTATCAAGCAGTTTTGGAACTCTTTAGTTCAGTTCACTGGTGACAAGTTTGTTTCCTTAAAAATAGAAGAGATCAATCGTAGTAACTAGTGAGTAAACAGTCTAAGTGTAGTAATTAGCGTGGTAAATATGATGACGAGGAAGCTTCGAGAGCGAAACTGTTGTTGATGACGGGAAACTGAAATTGAGCGTTGGGTCTGCCTGTTCTAGTTGCATCGGTCAACTGAGAGGTGTACGTAACGTGTGAACACTTGCTTGTGGACGGAACATGTATCGCCACTCTGACTGAATGCCATTGCAATATGAGTAATACGGTCGGTCAATGGATGACGTGAATTCACTCCTGCTTGCTCACTGCCTGGCTCCTGTCAATGTGTACATGTCCTTATGCTGCTTGATGTTTGTTACGAACTTACAATTTGTTAGGCTGCGGATCTCTTAGCACTTTGTTATTAGCCAGCGTACCTGGGCGCTGTATGGCAGTCAGTACGTGTTGTTTGTGCTGAGTTTGTCCCTCTCCGAACTGTCCGAGACAATGCGCACTCTCTAGTGTATGTTCTCTCACTCTCTGGTGGCATATACCTGATTGTCTGTATGGTCGATCAAGGCTGTGTTATACGGAACGATTTACAGCACATTCATATACTTGAATAAAATATATACACGGTCATCCTTATAATTCTACATTCTAAAAGCAGGACTATGATGAAATACCCTCATGAATGTCAGTCTACATTTTGGACCCGTAAACCGGCGAGCACTTACAAAAGTACCAATATCAGTATGCTTTTATCAAAATATAACGAATATTACTATGCGCAGGAAAACTACTCATCTTCATCATAATAAGCGAAACCACCTCATCATGTTTCCTTCACGGAAAAAAGTTTATCGCATACCTTCCTGAGAAAAAGAAGCAGCTTATCTTATGCCGAAACATGTGGGCGTCATGTTTATGACTTAACACTAGTTATATACAAAAACAGGGCCAACATGACACTTGACTACTTGAGTCAGAGTCGAAGCCGGTCGAGTCCGTCCGTCCCTAGATAGAGGGCCAAGCCCAACCACAAAGGGGCCCGAGCCCGAGTCGGAGCCGTGACCCGTCGGGTTAGGTCTACAAATGAAGGTGAGAGGTCCGTGGAGGGATCAAAGTCCAAACGCATCCCACCCCCACCGCCACGTTCATCTTTGGGGGCTCTTGGACTGGAGTCTTGGAGACGGTGGGCTTCACCGGCGGACCGATGGATCGGTTCGACGCCCTGAGCGATGAGGAGATCAGGTCCTTCGcggcgaggctggaggttgatCCGTACAACCTGAGGCACATCATCGAGCCCATGGAGGGCATCGCCTGCGTCAACCTGCGGGAGGAGCTGGAGCGGTGTGGGTCACCGACCACCACATGGAGAAGGAGCGCACCAAAGGGATGACCCTCGAGCAGCTCGTCGCCGACACCCGGGCCACGCTCATCCCCTCCATGACCGCAGCCCTGCGCCTGGCCCAAGAACACCTCGCCGCGGGTGTtcgggaggcatgtgctaaattttagcacatgtcacatcggatgtttagacactaattaggagtattaaacatagtctaattacaaaactaattgcacaatcccTAGGCtcaatcgcgagacgaatctattaagcctaattagtccatgatttgacaatgtggtgctacagtaaccattcgctaatgatggattaattaggcttaatagattcgtctcgcgatttagcctaggagttgtgcaattagttttgtaattagactatatttaatacttctaattagtgtccaaacatctgatgtgacaggtgctaaaatttagcaaccgctatccaaacaccccaggAGGAAGCCCGGAAGCACTCGCCCAAGGGCAAGGCTGCCCTCTAATCAGCAACGGCGCGCGCATTCCTGTCGACAGGCGCTTGCTTAAGGCCTCTGCTCAGCTCAGCTCAACTCAAATAAAATTAGTATTTGTAACCTCAGATTCCATCTTTACATTTGTATGAGACGGCTCTTTTCGTATCTGAGAGCTTAAAAAGTTCATGGGAGATTAGCTACGAATAATGTCTGAGATAAGCTTTCTTTAGTTGCTATAATCTGAAGATTTGCTAACGCCTAACAGAGTTCCAGTCTTCCAGATTGCCCCACTTTAGACAGGCCTTTGCTGTATTGCACGTTGCACCCGTCGTCCCATCCTATCCAATTGAAGGATTAAAAGATCTCTACCAGATGTAGTGATATACTGATATATATATTTCTCTTAAATGAAGAAATATAGTAGTATCTATCATGCTACTTTGCTCAAAATAAAGAACGCCATAAAAGGGCACACAACGGGtccgttcgcttcagcttataagccggctgaaaagctgaaatg contains:
- the LOC101782592 gene encoding ceramide kinase isoform X1, with protein sequence MQDGGEVLLDGGEVLFLDGAGEVVVSIGRSDLSLQPLHPELFSSCWSSITMQPKLDNKIKFSDVYAIELLDKGPICGPWNTRTAIQGKKNIEMHRFVVHGITRTRKRPSPLVPCEYIFGHGDLKTCKIWFDRLMACINNEGDRPKNLMVFVHPLCGKGRGVKNWETVAPLFDRAKIKTKVIVTDRAGHAYDTLASLSDIELKALEGVVAVGGDGLFNEVLNGILSSRHKASYPPTPEGFGYFGSNGNCKEQAKNGLNCSMPIPDSVNTMFPGNSSKCDDHEPLLSTSQPTGLEIPSSNSSKEPCIGDKDHLVSFPNDWFRLGIIPSGSTDAIVLSTTGERDPVTSALLIILGRRMSLDIAQVVRWKSSPTAEVLPTVRYAASFAGYGFYGEVIRESENYRWMGPARYDFSGTMVFLKHRSYEAKVAFLESPNTDSLTESAEDDVTGAQPLRFRQKRPRKIICRTNCFVCKEASTSGQNSEDEIADSSRTICKNPKWVWSEGRFLSVGAAVISCRNERAPDGLVADAHLSDGFLHLLLIRDCPLPLYLWHLTQFTKKGLDPLSFKFVEHHKTPAFTFISSHDESVWNLDGEIFQACEVSVQACRGLVNLFASGPEV